A region from the Silene latifolia isolate original U9 population chromosome 7, ASM4854445v1, whole genome shotgun sequence genome encodes:
- the LOC141590482 gene encoding protein FAR-RED IMPAIRED RESPONSE 1-like, which translates to MADLQMIPFIDDTIEHNGKQKPNEENFCRNVEETFTPYVGQEFLEIKEELSFYKIYVVACGFDVRKYTTKRWCGEEIKSNMLLKIRATKTYKILKEHVNGFENIGASLNDFKNFHRDVKYYIHERDGQMFVDHFKEMVVNRPGFFLDYDVDSNGSLSKAIWADGIARRNYSVFGDAVSFDPTYSTNKYDMAFTPFTGVDHHKRSVTFFGALVAHGDADSFKWVFSHFLAAMGGKEPKYIITDQDPGILNAVPLVFKIARHRYCMWHIINKVPSKFGVTREDYSEFVKKLNAIIWDEDIEATEFDAKWEEIG; encoded by the exons ATGGCGGATTTGCAGATGATTCCATTTATTGATG ATACAATTGAGCACAATGGAAAACAAAAACCGAACGAGGAAAATTTTTGCAGGAACGTTGAAGAAACGTTTACCCCATATGTTGGGCAGGAATTTCTGGAAATCAAGGAGGAATTGTCattttataagatttatgttgTTGCTTGTGGTTTTGATGTGCGGAAATACACGACAAAGAGATGGTGTGGCGAGGAAATCAAATCAAACATGTTG CTGAAGATTAGAGCAACAAAGACTTACAAAATTCTGaaggaacatgttaatgggtttgaGAACATTGGAGCTagcttaaatgattttaagaactttcacagaGATGTGAAATATTACATTCATGAACGGGACGGTCAGATGTTCGTGGACCACTTTAAGGAAATGGTTGTTAATAGGCCAGGGTTCTTCTtggactatgatgttgattctAACGGTAGCCTGAGTAAAGCTATATGGGCCGACGGtatcgctagaaggaactactctgTTTTTGGTGATGCAGTGTCGTTTGATCCAACgtattccaccaataagtatgaTATGGCTTTCACACCTTTCACAGGGGTAGATCACCATAAACGATCAGTCACGTTCTTTGGCGCGCTAGTTGCTCATGGAGACGCAGATTCGTTTAAATGGGTTTTCAGCCACTTCTTGGCTGCGATGGGTGGGAAGGAGCCTAAGTATATTATCACCGATCAGGATCCTGGTATTCTTAACGCGGTCCCCCTCGTGTTCAAGATAGCGCGCCACCgatattgtatgtggcatatcataAACAAAGTGCCAAGCAAGTTTGGAGTGACGAGAGAAGATTATTCTGAATTTGTAAAGAAATTGAATGCCATTATATGGGATGAAGACATTGAAGCGACAGAgttcgatgcaaaatgggaagaaataGGATGA
- the LOC141590484 gene encoding protein FAR-RED IMPAIRED RESPONSE 1-like, with the protein MYAKRKHWVMAHCRDLEMGGVMRTTQRSERENSFFKIFESKSGTLVAFSLRFDSAMDQQRHTRKKLDNGNRHTSPKISTHLAIKVHGAQGYSHKVFEEYQEEVKYSIDTCKSRGFTEADSLEVTTVRDANRDRNYQVTYCQDTFKATYSCRMLKRKGIICRHVIWIYSSNGVKKIPELCVVNRWCKDAIRTKMFDCNGEAAEDVDIIDGKEIAMSLIWSEIHQTVVMLMGKFKADVDNFSSLIRELKEKLSPYGSPMNKQQQLEKILGCSASQEITILPPKQSKNKGSGKRMLSLKAKAVALAKHPPLSHLSEESSEEEEEEVEEEVEEEEDYILE; encoded by the exons ATGTACGCTAAAAGGAAGCATTGGGTTATGGCACATTGTAGGGACCTAGAgatgggtggtgtaatgaggacaacccaaaGATCCGAGAGagaaaatagtttttttaagataTTTGAGAGCAAGTCGGGAACGTTAGTTGCGTTTTCGCTGCGTTTTGACAGCGCGATGGACCAACAAAGACACACGCGGAAGAAGCTTGACAACGGTAACAGACACACTTCCCCTAAAATATCAACGCATCTAGCTATTAAGGTGCACGGGGCACAAGGGTACAGTCATAAAGTATTCGAGGAATATCAAGAAGAGGTCAAATACTCAATCGATACTTGTAAAAGCAGGGGTTTTACTGAGGCAGACTCTTTAGAGGTGACAACTGTAAGAGATGCAAACAGGGACAGAAATTATCAGGTTACGTACTGCCAAG ATACATTTAAAGCAACTTATAGCTGCAGAATGCTTAAAAGGAAAGGCATTATATGCCGGCATGTAATATGGATTTACTCATCGAACGGAGTGAAGAAAATTCCAGAACTGTGTGTTGTTAACAGATGGTGCAAAGATGCAATCCGCACTAAAATGTTCGATTGTAATGGGGAAGCAGCTGAGGACGttgatataatagatggaaaaGAGATTGCAATGTCACTAATATGGTCAGAGATTCATCAGACAGTTGTTATGCTCATGGGCAAATTCAAGGCGGATGTCGACAACTTTTCTAGTCTAATTAGAGAGCTAAAGGAGAAACTATCACCCTATGGATCACCAATGAATAAACAACAACAGTTGGAGAAAATTCTTGGTTGTTCTGCTAGTCAGGAGATAACCATTTTGCCACCCAAGCAATCAAAAAACAAGGGAAGTGGAAAGAGAATGTTGTCGCTTAAGGCAAAAGCAGTTGCCTTGGCAA AGCACCCACCATTGTCACATTTGTCAGAGGAATCgtcggaagaagaggaagaagaagtggAAGAAGAAGTGGAAGAGGAAGAAGATTACATCTTAGAATAA
- the LOC141591221 gene encoding E2F transcription factor-like E2FF: MTRNFIKLFLCSNTEQITLNDAAKYLLGDIPDATVMRTKRRRLYDIGNVLCAMQLIEKINQRENNKAAWTWLRLKEISTSSVSGPPFSTEIKKMGVWKRLH, from the exons ATGACGCGGAATTTTATCAAGCTATTTCTTTGTTCTAAT ACGGAGCAAATCACCCTCAATGATGCTGCTAAGTATTTGCTTGGCGATATTCCTGATGCAACAGTGATGCGAA CTAAAAGAAGACGGTTATATGACATTGGAAATGTTCTATGCGCTATGCaactcattgaaaag ATTAATCAGAGGGAGAACAACAAGGCCGCATGGACATGGTTGCGGTTGAAGGAAATATCAACGAGCAGTGTGTCCGGGCCTCCTTTCTCCACTGAAATCAAGAAAATGGGCGTTTGGAAGCGACTTCACTAA